A part of Gossypium hirsutum isolate 1008001.06 chromosome A07, Gossypium_hirsutum_v2.1, whole genome shotgun sequence genomic DNA contains:
- the LOC121203739 gene encoding uncharacterized mitochondrial protein AtMg00860-like: MVFINDILVYSKTEDKHDEHLRVVLQILQEKQLYTKLSKCEFWLQEVTFLGHVVSVEGIRVDLVKIEAVLDWKQPKNVSKICSFLGLARYYWRFVEGFSLITAPLTKLLLKGVSFVWTDAHQSSFEKLKSILTQATILIHPV, from the coding sequence ATGGTCTTCATCAACGATATTCTGGtttactctaagactgaggataagcatgatgaacatcttagagtagtgctaCAGATACTCCAAGAGAAACAACTCTACACGAAGttgagtaagtgtgagttttggttgcaaGAGGTGACTTTTCTAGGGCACGTGGTTTCTGTTGAAGGGATTCGAGTTGATTTGGTAAAGATTGAGGCGGTGcttgattggaaacagcctaagaatgtATCCAAAATCTGTAGTTTTCTAGGTCTTGCAAGATATTATTGGCGGTTTGTCGAGGGGTTCTCTCTGATTACAGCTCCTTTAACTAAGCTTCTGCTTAAGGGTGTTTCTTTTGTTTGGACCGATGCGCATCAatcgagcttcgagaagctcaagtctaTTTTGACTCAGGCTACTATTCTAATACATccagtgtga